The Spirochaetota bacterium genome includes a region encoding these proteins:
- a CDS encoding restriction endonuclease subunit S, giving the protein MNRMKIVPLNSVCEINPSIPVSIKNSPCMEVSFVPMSSLQTDGTFSNVEKRDFKEIDKGYKYFEKGDVILAKITPCMENGKAAFVQDIPTQVAFGSTEFHVLRPKKEIHGKYLSYLIRDPRFRKVAEINMTGTAGQRRVPTAFLERYKILLPPLEEQIRIATRLSRIEGLIARRKESIRLLDEFVKSMFLEMFGDPVRNEKGWEVKPFSEIGQFISGGTPSKERDDFWNGDFPWVSPKDMKMTYIHDSIDHLSEIVFEETALKRIDPGCILIVVRGMILAHSFPVAINEVPVSINQDMKAIKLRDGINSQYMVNCLNAMKRLILSSITTAGHGTKRFDSEVMNTIMIPIPEISFQDKFANHVAKVESMRLKYKKGLSELESL; this is encoded by the coding sequence GTGAATAGAATGAAAATAGTGCCATTAAATAGCGTTTGTGAAATAAATCCGTCTATCCCGGTGAGCATAAAGAATTCGCCATGTATGGAAGTTTCATTTGTGCCCATGAGTTCATTGCAAACTGATGGAACGTTTTCAAATGTCGAAAAAAGAGATTTTAAGGAAATAGATAAAGGATATAAATATTTTGAAAAGGGAGACGTGATACTCGCTAAAATAACTCCCTGCATGGAAAACGGCAAAGCGGCTTTCGTTCAGGATATCCCGACACAAGTTGCATTCGGGTCAACTGAGTTTCATGTGCTGCGCCCCAAGAAGGAAATTCACGGGAAATATTTGAGTTACCTGATTCGGGACCCGAGATTCCGAAAAGTCGCGGAAATAAATATGACCGGCACTGCCGGTCAGCGACGCGTTCCAACTGCATTCCTCGAAAGATACAAAATATTGCTCCCTCCACTCGAAGAGCAAATCCGCATCGCCACACGCCTGTCCCGCATTGAGGGGCTTATTGCCAGGCGGAAAGAGAGCATTCGGCTGTTGGATGAGTTTGTGAAGAGTATGTTTTTGGAGATGTTTGGGGACCCGGTTAGGAATGAGAAGGGGTGGGAAGTTAAGCCATTCAGTGAGATCGGTCAATTTATCAGTGGAGGTACTCCAAGCAAGGAGCGTGATGACTTCTGGAATGGAGATTTCCCATGGGTAAGTCCGAAGGACATGAAAATGACATATATCCATGACTCCATAGATCATTTATCCGAAATAGTCTTCGAAGAAACTGCGCTGAAACGAATTGATCCTGGGTGTATCCTTATTGTTGTCAGAGGGATGATTCTTGCTCATTCTTTTCCAGTGGCAATAAACGAAGTACCAGTATCGATTAACCAGGATATGAAGGCTATTAAACTGAGGGACGGTATCAATTCCCAATACATGGTGAATTGTTTAAATGCCATGAAGCGTTTAATTCTTTCATCAATCACGACAGCGGGACATGGGACGAAGCGGTTTGATTCGGAAGTGATGAATACCATAATGATTCCGATTCCTGAGATATCTTTTCAGGATAAATTTGCAAATCATGTTGCAAAAGTTGAGTCTATGAGGCTTAAATATAAAAAAGGGCTTTCTGAATTGGAAAGTCTTTA
- a CDS encoding SAM-dependent DNA methyltransferase, giving the protein MLQNNPGIKSLIDKLWDRFWSGGIANPLTAIEQITYLLFMKRIDDLDLKRTRDAEFTGEPHTSLYKGTFTLPGTKEKIRKETLRWSHFKRMQAEEMLLHVQTRVFPFLKQMNGAASSFTHHMQNAYFVVPKPSLLVEAIGIIEDIFIEIDKDSRVGGQTFQDIQGDVYEMLLGEIASAGKNGQFRTPRHIIKLICELVAPQLGQKVADPACGTGGFLLGAYQYMVTQLDKNRKKLSADEDGFVRSSVSGLLTEKVKTILGDCIFGFDFDTTMVRLGLMNLMMHGIDDPRVDYRDTLSKSFNEENRYEIIMANPPFTGNIDKGDIYEGLKLPTTKTELLFTERIFTMLKVGGTAGIIVPQGVLFGSGKAFVLARTKLVEEAELKAVITMPSGVFKPYAGVSTAILIFTRGGRTEHTWFYEMEGDGYSLDDKRTKLEGKSDLHDIVTKYKARDPKKDTDRKGKGFFVPKKEIADNGYDLSLNRYKEEVYDEVEYEKPAVILEKLEKIEQEIMKGLDELKGTIDER; this is encoded by the coding sequence ATGCTGCAGAACAATCCGGGCATAAAGAGCCTCATAGACAAGCTGTGGGACCGCTTCTGGAGCGGCGGCATCGCCAACCCGCTCACCGCGATAGAGCAGATCACGTACCTGTTGTTCATGAAGCGCATTGACGACCTCGATTTAAAGAGAACGCGCGACGCCGAGTTCACGGGAGAGCCCCACACGTCCCTCTACAAGGGCACGTTCACGCTTCCCGGCACCAAGGAGAAAATCAGGAAAGAGACCCTGCGGTGGAGCCACTTCAAGCGGATGCAGGCCGAGGAGATGCTGCTGCACGTGCAGACCAGGGTGTTCCCGTTCCTGAAACAGATGAACGGGGCGGCCTCATCGTTCACGCACCACATGCAGAACGCCTATTTCGTCGTCCCGAAGCCCTCGCTGCTGGTGGAGGCGATAGGCATTATCGAGGACATTTTTATCGAGATCGACAAGGACTCGCGCGTGGGCGGGCAGACCTTCCAGGATATCCAGGGGGACGTGTACGAGATGCTGCTGGGCGAGATCGCGTCCGCCGGCAAGAACGGGCAGTTCCGCACGCCGCGCCACATTATCAAGCTCATATGCGAGCTCGTGGCCCCGCAGCTTGGCCAGAAGGTCGCGGACCCGGCCTGCGGCACCGGGGGGTTTCTGCTGGGGGCGTATCAGTACATGGTGACCCAGCTCGACAAGAACAGGAAGAAATTGAGCGCGGACGAGGACGGATTCGTGCGCAGCAGCGTAAGTGGCCTCCTGACCGAGAAGGTGAAGACGATCCTGGGGGATTGCATTTTCGGGTTCGATTTCGATACCACGATGGTGCGCCTGGGGCTCATGAACCTGATGATGCACGGGATTGACGACCCGCGCGTGGACTACCGGGACACTCTGAGCAAGTCGTTCAACGAGGAGAACCGCTACGAGATCATCATGGCGAACCCGCCCTTCACCGGGAACATCGACAAGGGCGACATTTACGAGGGCCTGAAGCTCCCCACCACGAAGACCGAGCTCCTGTTTACCGAGCGCATCTTCACGATGCTAAAAGTAGGCGGGACCGCCGGGATCATCGTGCCGCAGGGTGTGCTTTTCGGCAGCGGCAAGGCGTTCGTGCTCGCGCGCACGAAGCTCGTCGAGGAGGCGGAGCTTAAAGCCGTCATCACGATGCCCTCCGGCGTCTTCAAGCCCTACGCCGGGGTGAGCACCGCGATCCTCATCTTCACGCGCGGCGGGCGCACGGAGCACACGTGGTTCTACGAGATGGAGGGCGACGGCTATTCCCTGGACGACAAACGGACCAAGCTCGAAGGAAAGAGCGACTTGCATGATATAGTCACAAAATACAAGGCGCGCGATCCTAAAAAGGACACGGACCGGAAGGGGAAGGGATTCTTCGTTCCCAAGAAGGAGATCGCGGATAACGGCTACGACCTGAGCCTCAACCGGTACAAGGAAGAGGTGTACGACGAGGTCGAGTACGAGAAGCCGGCCGTGATTTTAGAGAAGCTGGAAAAGATCGAACAAGAGATTATGAAAGGACTCGACGAGTTGAAGGGTACCATCGATGAGCGATAA
- a CDS encoding DEAD/DEAH box helicase has protein sequence MNEYLTRKILIDEKLALAGWDVHDRTLVVEEFDIPVDDGRVKDTASPYAGHQFADYALLGKDGAVLAVIEAKKTSRDAELGREQAKQYCYHIKAAGGKGLPFCFYTNGHEIYFWDLERYPPRRVHGFPTRDDLERFDYIRENGKPLAHEFINTAIAGRDYQVRAIRAVMEGLEKRKRKFLLVMATGTGKTRVCVALASALMRAGWAQRTLFLVDRIALREQALNAFKEYLPDEPRWPREGDGVITKDRRIYVATYPTMLNIIRDEQNPLSPHFFDLVVVDESHRSIYNTYREILKYFNAVTLGLTATPTDVIDHNTFSLFECEDGLPTFAYSYDEALNHVPPFLCGFQVMKIVTRFQQEGINKRTISLEDQKRLILEGKDVEEISFEGTELEKTVTNRGTNALIVKEFMEECIKDANGVLPGKTIFFCISMSHARRIEKIFDVLYPEYRGELAKVIVSDDQRVHGKGGLLDQFRNSDMPRVAVSVDMLDTGIDVREIVNLVFAKPVYSYTKFWQMIGRGTRLLEEAKIKSWCTKKDIFLIMDCWDNFEYFKITPRGKELPPQIPLPVRYAGIRIDKIEQAIELRKDEIARKEIEAFRRQVAELPRRSVTVAEAAAELAKLEEPNFWNHVNARKIEFLNGTIKPLFRTISQADFKAMRFRKDLLETSLAFLTGEKDRFETLREGVIERIAELPLTVNTVADERELIESAQTNAFWAKITDGSFDVLAERLSPLMGSIDDIDRPGPTGPERLDLRDFLHRKERVEFGPEHEAVSIARYREMVEARIRALTESNPILQKLRRGEAVSDMEAEAPAEELHDEHPHITIDLLRRAYDNRKAEFLQFIRHILGIETLESFPVSVTKAMDMFINAHSTMTGRQLEFLELLKSYIIERGALEKRDLIEAPFTQLHPEGIRGIFQPREIDEIVELTKALVA, from the coding sequence ATGAACGAATACCTCACACGCAAAATCTTGATCGACGAAAAGCTCGCCCTCGCCGGGTGGGACGTTCATGATCGCACGCTCGTCGTCGAAGAGTTCGATATTCCGGTCGACGACGGCCGCGTCAAGGATACTGCATCGCCTTACGCGGGGCACCAGTTCGCCGATTACGCGCTCCTGGGAAAAGACGGCGCCGTGCTCGCGGTGATCGAGGCGAAGAAAACCTCCCGTGACGCGGAACTGGGACGCGAACAGGCGAAACAGTACTGCTACCATATAAAGGCGGCCGGCGGCAAGGGGCTGCCTTTCTGTTTCTACACCAACGGCCATGAAATCTACTTCTGGGACCTGGAACGCTACCCCCCGCGACGGGTGCACGGCTTCCCCACGCGGGACGACCTGGAGCGGTTCGACTATATCCGGGAGAACGGCAAGCCGCTCGCGCACGAATTTATCAATACCGCGATCGCGGGAAGGGATTACCAGGTGCGCGCGATCCGCGCGGTGATGGAGGGGCTCGAAAAGCGTAAAAGAAAGTTCCTGCTGGTGATGGCGACCGGTACCGGAAAAACGCGCGTATGCGTGGCGCTGGCTTCCGCACTCATGCGGGCGGGATGGGCGCAACGGACGCTCTTCCTGGTGGACCGGATCGCGCTCCGGGAGCAGGCGCTGAACGCGTTCAAGGAGTACCTGCCGGACGAGCCCCGCTGGCCGCGCGAGGGCGACGGCGTCATCACGAAGGACCGGCGCATCTACGTCGCGACGTACCCCACGATGCTGAACATCATACGCGACGAACAGAATCCGCTTTCACCGCACTTCTTCGACCTGGTCGTCGTGGATGAGAGCCACCGGTCGATCTACAACACCTACCGGGAGATATTGAAATACTTCAACGCCGTGACACTGGGGCTCACGGCGACGCCCACGGACGTGATCGATCACAACACCTTCTCGCTCTTCGAATGCGAGGACGGGCTTCCCACGTTCGCCTATTCCTACGACGAGGCGCTGAATCACGTGCCCCCGTTCCTGTGCGGCTTCCAGGTGATGAAGATCGTCACCCGATTCCAGCAGGAGGGGATCAACAAGCGCACGATATCCCTTGAGGACCAGAAGCGGCTCATCCTGGAGGGAAAAGACGTTGAGGAGATAAGCTTCGAGGGAACCGAGCTCGAAAAGACCGTCACCAACCGGGGGACGAACGCGCTCATCGTGAAGGAGTTCATGGAGGAGTGCATCAAGGACGCCAACGGCGTGCTTCCCGGTAAAACGATTTTCTTTTGCATCTCGATGTCTCACGCCCGCAGGATCGAGAAGATTTTCGACGTGCTGTACCCGGAGTACCGGGGAGAGCTCGCGAAGGTGATCGTTTCGGACGACCAGCGGGTTCACGGGAAGGGCGGCTTGCTCGACCAGTTCAGGAACAGCGACATGCCGCGCGTCGCCGTGAGCGTGGACATGCTCGACACGGGGATCGACGTGCGGGAGATCGTGAACCTGGTCTTCGCGAAGCCCGTATACTCGTACACGAAGTTCTGGCAGATGATAGGGCGGGGGACGCGCCTCCTCGAGGAGGCGAAGATAAAGTCCTGGTGTACGAAGAAAGACATCTTTCTTATCATGGACTGCTGGGATAACTTCGAGTACTTCAAGATCACGCCGCGCGGCAAGGAGCTGCCGCCGCAGATACCGCTTCCCGTGCGGTACGCGGGAATCCGCATCGACAAGATCGAACAGGCGATCGAGCTTCGAAAAGACGAAATCGCGCGCAAGGAGATCGAGGCATTCAGGCGGCAGGTCGCGGAGCTTCCCCGGCGATCCGTCACCGTCGCGGAGGCCGCGGCGGAGCTCGCGAAGCTTGAGGAGCCCAATTTCTGGAACCATGTGAACGCGCGGAAGATCGAATTCTTAAACGGCACGATCAAGCCGCTCTTTCGCACGATATCTCAGGCGGACTTCAAGGCGATGCGGTTCAGGAAAGATTTACTTGAGACCTCGCTCGCGTTTCTTACAGGCGAAAAGGACAGGTTCGAGACGCTCAGGGAGGGCGTGATCGAGCGGATAGCGGAGCTTCCGCTCACGGTGAACACGGTCGCCGATGAACGGGAGCTGATCGAATCGGCCCAAACAAACGCCTTCTGGGCGAAGATTACCGACGGCTCATTCGATGTGCTCGCCGAGCGGCTATCTCCCCTGATGGGTTCGATAGACGACATCGACCGGCCGGGTCCCACGGGACCGGAGCGCCTGGACCTCCGGGACTTCCTGCACCGGAAGGAGCGCGTGGAGTTTGGTCCGGAGCACGAGGCCGTGTCGATCGCGCGGTACCGGGAGATGGTCGAGGCGCGGATTCGCGCGCTTACGGAGAGCAACCCCATACTACAAAAGCTCCGGCGGGGTGAGGCCGTATCGGACATGGAGGCGGAGGCGCCGGCGGAGGAGCTTCATGACGAGCATCCCCATATCACGATCGATCTTTTGCGCCGGGCGTACGACAACCGGAAGGCCGAGTTCCTCCAGTTTATCCGCCACATACTGGGCATCGAGACGCTCGAGAGTTTTCCTGTATCGGTCACAAAAGCGATGGACATGTTTATAAATGCGCATTCAACTATGACCGGGCGGCAGTTGGAATTCCTGGAGCTTTTGAAGAGCTATATCATAGAGCGGGGCGCGCTCGAAAAGCGCGACCTGATCGAGGCGCCCTTCACCCAGTTGCATCCCGAGGGCATCCGGGGGATTTTTCAACCCCGCGAGATAGACGAGATCGTGGAACTTACCAAGGCACTGGTGGCGTGA
- a CDS encoding DNA-deoxyinosine glycosylase has translation MIRSFPPIADSSSRILILGSMPGVMSLDKKEYYGNPANKFWKIMFAVFGAPGSDNYRDKLRLLKNNAVALWDVLESCEREGSLDSEIRNERPNDIGALVKKYPGIRCLLFNGKSVAKLFKKHHGADTLPGLEARILPSTSPAHAVSFEVKYAEWKRVIGECLGG, from the coding sequence ATGATCCGCTCCTTCCCCCCCATCGCAGATTCCTCCTCCCGCATCCTCATCCTGGGCTCCATGCCCGGCGTGATGTCGCTCGATAAAAAGGAATACTACGGAAACCCGGCGAACAAATTCTGGAAGATCATGTTCGCGGTGTTTGGCGCGCCGGGGTCCGATAATTACCGGGACAAACTGCGCCTGCTGAAAAACAACGCCGTCGCCCTCTGGGACGTGCTGGAGAGCTGCGAGCGGGAGGGGAGTCTCGATTCCGAAATAAGGAACGAGCGCCCCAACGACATTGGGGCGCTCGTGAAAAAATACCCGGGCATCCGCTGCCTGCTCTTCAACGGGAAGTCGGTCGCAAAGCTATTTAAAAAGCATCATGGGGCCGATACGCTTCCCGGCCTGGAAGCGCGCATCCTTCCTTCGACAAGCCCGGCGCACGCGGTGAGTTTCGAGGTCAAATACGCGGAATGGAAGCGGGTGATAGGGGAGTGCCTGGGAGGCTGA
- a CDS encoding DUF86 domain-containing protein, translating into MSDRDKIQLASIADSIRKIQNYSAGFPGADEFYADTQAFDASMMNFVIIGEMVARLSESFMREHGQVDWARIKGFRNLVAHNYFGIDAEEVWQIIKNKLPQLKAQIEAIPTATND; encoded by the coding sequence ATGTCTGATCGGGACAAAATTCAGCTTGCATCTATTGCAGATTCCATCCGCAAGATCCAGAATTACAGTGCCGGATTTCCCGGGGCCGATGAATTCTATGCCGATACACAAGCTTTTGACGCTTCGATGATGAATTTTGTGATAATTGGGGAAATGGTTGCTAGATTGAGCGAGAGTTTCATGCGCGAGCACGGCCAGGTTGATTGGGCCCGGATAAAAGGTTTTCGAAATTTAGTCGCCCATAATTATTTTGGCATTGATGCTGAAGAAGTTTGGCAGATAATAAAAAACAAATTGCCACAGTTAAAAGCGCAAATTGAAGCTATTCCGACTGCCACGAATGATTAA
- a CDS encoding NAD-dependent epimerase/dehydratase family protein, translating to MNVILGATGHVGSEVANILLSAGKNVRVISRSMDRLKGFMAKGAIPFTGDIADPVFLAKAFEGADAVFTIIPPNGRADDVRKFQNTMSKSIDKALRKAGVTRVVNLSSVGAHLKGKTGPVLGLHDHEERLNKNAKLRIVHLRPGYFLENMLANIDLIKFRGVNGSALKADTPLPFIASQDIAKTAAGYLMEGKFVGRSVRYLLGQRDLTMNELTRILGKAIGLPDLRYQQFTYEDAERAMTTMGLSPAVAKSYVELSRAFNEGILTRTLVRTPESTTETSAETWVMEFKRLYCVDNPACQASGF from the coding sequence ATGAACGTGATACTCGGAGCTACCGGCCATGTCGGCAGCGAGGTGGCCAATATACTGCTGTCCGCGGGAAAGAACGTCCGCGTGATTTCCAGGAGCATGGACAGGCTCAAGGGCTTCATGGCGAAGGGCGCGATTCCCTTCACCGGCGATATCGCCGATCCCGTATTCCTGGCGAAGGCCTTCGAAGGCGCGGACGCGGTATTCACCATTATCCCCCCCAACGGCAGGGCCGACGATGTCCGGAAATTCCAGAACACCATGAGCAAGTCCATAGACAAGGCGCTCAGGAAGGCGGGCGTGACGCGCGTGGTAAACCTGAGCAGCGTGGGGGCGCACCTGAAGGGAAAGACCGGTCCCGTACTGGGGCTGCACGACCACGAGGAGCGGCTCAACAAGAACGCGAAGCTCAGGATCGTGCACCTGCGGCCGGGCTACTTTCTGGAGAACATGCTCGCCAATATCGACCTCATCAAGTTCCGGGGGGTGAACGGCTCGGCCCTCAAGGCGGACACCCCGCTCCCCTTCATCGCGTCGCAGGACATCGCGAAGACGGCGGCAGGATACCTCATGGAGGGGAAGTTCGTCGGGAGATCGGTGCGCTACCTCCTGGGACAGAGGGACCTCACCATGAACGAGCTCACCCGCATCCTGGGCAAGGCGATCGGCTTGCCCGACCTGCGCTACCAGCAGTTCACCTACGAGGACGCGGAGCGGGCGATGACGACCATGGGCCTGTCCCCCGCCGTCGCGAAATCCTACGTCGAGCTTTCGCGCGCCTTCAACGAGGGCATTCTTACCCGCACACTCGTCCGGACGCCGGAGAGCACAACGGAAACCAGCGCAGAAACGTGGGTCATGGAATTCAAGCGCCTCTACTGCGTGGACAATCCTGCATGCCAGGCGTCGGGATTTTAA
- a CDS encoding CocE/NonD family hydrolase: MLVVKKKTLIVIAAVCAVLALVLLASYMLFKWRIIAWYLDLPRPAYAVTVDAGVMVPVRDGVKLAADLYRPDAPGKFPVILIRTPYGKENAAHKYSFAGGLFASQGYVVVVQDTRGKYASEGTFYPYTDDARDGYDTVEWAGTREWSTGAVGMYGFSYWGSTQWIAAAERNAHLKAIVPIMTSQNIYRRWIYDGIFHIADVLAWHYENAPRAGRSTDRVDWNKALRHLPLVEADNALGENIPAYDDWITHPVPGPYWDRVNVDTKAGRMTAPALIIDGWYDYYLDLAAADYHRMRTAGGSPEARRSMLLIGPWTHTATSKFDDVNFGGGASFMKQVKTIIRWFDFHLKGKDDGISREKPVRYFVMGKNEWRDADEWPPRNARQASWFLHSGGDANTAKGNGLLSPDAPGVEKPDMYTYDPDNPVPTVGGTSIYAGLRAGPANQASVEARPDVLVYTTPPLDADTEVTGPVKLELYASSSAADTDFSAQLADVRPDGTSINIKAAVVRARYRDSFENPALMEKGKAYRFTIEIGAVSNVFLKGHRIRLQVSSSNFPEFGRNLNSGEDTGKGVKVVKADQQVFHDRVRPSRMILPVMP, from the coding sequence ATGCTCGTGGTCAAAAAGAAAACGCTTATCGTCATCGCGGCCGTGTGCGCGGTGCTCGCGCTCGTGCTCCTGGCATCCTACATGCTCTTCAAGTGGCGGATCATCGCCTGGTACCTGGACCTGCCCCGTCCCGCGTACGCGGTCACCGTGGACGCCGGCGTAATGGTTCCCGTGCGCGACGGTGTGAAGCTCGCCGCCGACCTCTACCGCCCGGACGCGCCGGGTAAATTCCCGGTCATACTCATCCGCACCCCCTACGGAAAGGAAAACGCCGCGCACAAGTATTCCTTCGCGGGCGGGCTCTTCGCGTCGCAGGGTTACGTGGTCGTGGTGCAGGATACACGCGGCAAGTACGCCTCGGAGGGAACCTTCTACCCCTACACCGACGATGCACGCGACGGCTACGACACCGTCGAGTGGGCGGGCACACGAGAATGGTCCACGGGCGCGGTGGGTATGTATGGCTTCTCGTACTGGGGCTCCACGCAGTGGATCGCCGCCGCGGAGCGGAACGCGCACCTGAAAGCGATCGTCCCCATCATGACCTCCCAGAACATCTACCGGCGTTGGATCTACGACGGGATATTCCACATCGCGGACGTGCTCGCGTGGCATTACGAGAACGCCCCGCGCGCCGGGCGCTCGACGGATCGCGTAGACTGGAACAAGGCCCTCCGGCACCTTCCCCTTGTCGAGGCCGATAACGCCCTGGGCGAAAACATTCCCGCCTACGACGACTGGATTACACATCCCGTTCCCGGGCCCTACTGGGACCGCGTAAACGTCGACACGAAGGCCGGCCGCATGACCGCGCCCGCGCTCATAATCGACGGCTGGTACGACTACTACCTGGACCTCGCCGCGGCGGACTACCACCGCATGAGGACGGCGGGCGGGAGTCCCGAGGCACGGCGGAGCATGCTCCTCATTGGTCCCTGGACGCACACGGCGACCTCGAAATTCGACGACGTAAATTTTGGCGGGGGCGCGTCGTTCATGAAGCAGGTGAAGACCATAATCCGCTGGTTCGATTTTCATTTGAAGGGAAAGGACGACGGCATCTCGCGCGAGAAGCCCGTGCGGTATTTCGTCATGGGGAAAAACGAGTGGCGCGACGCGGACGAATGGCCCCCGCGTAACGCCCGGCAGGCTTCGTGGTTCCTGCACAGCGGGGGCGACGCGAACACGGCGAAGGGGAACGGTCTCCTCTCCCCCGACGCGCCGGGTGTCGAAAAGCCCGACATGTACACGTACGATCCCGATAACCCGGTTCCCACCGTGGGAGGAACCTCGATCTACGCGGGCCTCAGGGCCGGTCCCGCGAACCAGGCGTCGGTGGAGGCGCGCCCGGACGTGCTCGTCTACACCACCCCCCCGCTCGATGCCGATACGGAGGTGACCGGTCCCGTCAAGCTTGAGCTCTACGCCTCGTCGTCCGCCGCCGATACGGACTTCTCGGCCCAGCTTGCGGACGTGCGTCCCGACGGGACTTCGATCAACATTAAGGCCGCGGTGGTGCGGGCGCGCTACCGCGACTCGTTCGAGAATCCCGCGCTCATGGAGAAGGGGAAGGCGTACAGGTTCACGATCGAGATCGGGGCGGTGAGTAACGTCTTTTTGAAAGGACACCGCATCCGGCTCCAGGTGTCCAGCTCCAACTTCCCTGAGTTCGGACGCAACCTCAACTCGGGCGAGGATACGGGGAAGGGCGTGAAGGTCGTGAAGGCCGACCAGCAGGTATTCCACGACAGGGTGCGCCCGTCGCGGATGATACTGCCGGTGATGCCGTGA
- a CDS encoding putative toxin-antitoxin system toxin component, PIN family: MRVTIDTNVMYQALRSTSGASHFILTLVRNNKLALALSIPVFNEYRKVLSRPPSLDDLGLSKSDIEKVLRFIAYIGKPCSTYFLFRPNLQDESDNIFVELSIASNSDYLITSNTRDFTVKADLKFDDLHVITPAEFVKLWRERNES, from the coding sequence ATGCGGGTGACGATCGATACCAACGTCATGTACCAGGCCCTCCGGAGCACTTCGGGCGCATCGCATTTCATACTCACCCTTGTCCGGAACAACAAACTCGCCCTGGCCCTGTCGATCCCGGTTTTCAACGAATACCGGAAGGTTCTCTCCAGACCGCCATCGTTGGACGACCTGGGATTGTCAAAATCGGATATTGAAAAAGTCCTGCGCTTCATCGCGTATATCGGTAAACCCTGTTCCACTTATTTCCTGTTCCGGCCGAATCTGCAGGACGAATCGGACAATATATTTGTCGAGCTGTCAATCGCAAGCAATAGCGATTACCTCATTACCAGTAATACAAGGGACTTCACGGTGAAAGCGGATCTGAAATTCGACGATCTGCACGTGATCACCCCTGCCGAATTCGTGAAACTGTGGAGGGAAAGGAATGAAAGCTGA
- a CDS encoding toxin-antitoxin system HicB family antitoxin produces the protein MKADSSVLTIRVPKELKHKIERIADEQGVSINQLALYAFTKEIKEMETSSYFISLLKSKSRKELLEDFDSVMKKVGTPKVPAWDKL, from the coding sequence ATGAAAGCTGATTCGAGCGTGCTGACGATTCGGGTGCCGAAAGAATTAAAGCATAAGATAGAGCGCATCGCCGACGAGCAGGGGGTGTCGATCAACCAATTGGCGCTCTATGCCTTCACCAAGGAGATAAAGGAAATGGAAACCTCCTCGTACTTCATTTCACTCCTGAAATCGAAATCCAGAAAGGAACTCCTTGAGGACTTCGATTCCGTCATGAAGAAAGTGGGCACCCCCAAGGTTCCGGCGTGGGACAAACTGTAG